The Desulfobulbus propionicus DSM 2032 DNA segment AAGAAATCGTTATCGGCATGGGTCATCAAACCTTCTCCAACAAAAAGAAACGGATTTATGCAAGAACAGTCTTCCTTTGTTTATCGCCATTGCATGATCCGCGACGATCGCCCCAAGCGATCACTGTCAATGATATAGATATTTCTATTATTCACGCTTAAAATTCCTTTCATCAACTCAGCAAGGCCTATCATCTCACCATCCGAATGCAAGTTATGCTCGTTAAGACGATCACGCTTTTCATCGATATTGACCACGCCGATAATCCTGTTGACGACTAGACAAAATTTCAACTCCTGCTGTTTAAAATAAATAAAAGATTGTTGGGTACTCACTCTTCGAGTGTCCTTCATTTCAAAAAGAGTGACGAGATCGATGGCAGAAAGAATTTCTCCTCGAATTTGCACAATTCCTTTGATCCACAAAGGGAGATGAGGCAATGGTGTCACGCTGGGCAGATCGCCGACCTCTTGGATGCCATCAATAGGGAGCGCCATCTCGTGATCGCCGAGGATAAATGCAATATGCGGTGTTCTTTTACGCATATTTCTCGTGGACTGCTCTTTGAGCAATGCCATATCCTGCGCTCGAGCGGTCGCAGTTTCGTAATCGATAGTTTCAAGAAGTGCTTGCAGAGACCTCTCTTCACCGGAAATCTGCCGTTGGGCCATAACACTCACGATTTTGACGGATAGTTTACTTGCAGGGGATCTGTTGGGATCGATAAGCGGCTCAGGAAAGCAGCTTCACCGCGTTGTCGAACAACTCCTGACTGTTAAATGGTTTCGTCATATACACGTCAGCGCCCTGTTTCTTTCCCCAGAATTCGTCACTTTTCTGATTCTTTGATGTGAGCAGGATGACGGGTAGATTTTCCCTCATCGTCTTAATTTTGCGACATGCTTGAAAACCATTGAGTTTCGGCATAATAACGTCCAAAACCACCAACAACGGATTTTCCGTTTCCACCATTGCCACCGCTTCCTCGCCATCGACTGCGGTAACGACCTGATATCCATTCTCTTCAAACGGAGCTCGCATCATATTGAGCTGGGTTGGACTATCGTCTACAACAAGGATCTTTCCCTTTGCCATATCTATTCTCCTTTCTGACTTTCGTTATTTTTTAGGTTATAACTTATTGTTATTATATATGTTTTTTAATCTCGGCAATCATCTTGTCAGGATCAAAGGGTTTAGTGAGATAGGCGGAAGAACCCGCCATTTTCCCTTTCATTTTGCTGATAAATCCATCCTTGCTGGTCAGCATGATGACAGGAATATCTTTAAATTCTTTATTTCCCTTAATAATTGAAAGGATTTTATAGCCATCCATCTTTGGCAAAATAACATCGAGCATGATAAGGTCTGGTCGCTCCTCACTCACTTTGCTCAGGGCTTCCAGACCGTCTGCCGCTTCGACAACCCGATAACCTTGGCGACTGAGAGTGATGGCAATTACCTTTCGGGTCGTCGAACTGTCTTCAACGACAAGGATAACTTTCTGCGTACTGACTCTCGGTTCTTCAATTGCTACCGCGACAGCAGCTTGAACATTATCCTCCATCCAGGCATCACAGGAGGATTCCCATGCCAGATGGTCAAGCAAGAGTTTCAGTTGATTGGCGAACAATAACTTCTCAGGGGCGATCTTCGCTGCTCTATCAAGATACCCGAGGGCTTCCTGATATTTTTTTGTATTCACGCTTAGTAAGCCAAGACAATACAGAGCGATGAGACTTCGAGGAAATTTTTTAAGAATCCGGCTGTAGCGTTCCCTTGCCTGATCAAAATAGCGAATCTTGCCCTCACTTCTTTGGGTCAGGGTACCCTTGGATATTGTCAAACAACCTTGGCAGTAGGGACATATTGTGGTGTTCTTGTTAAGAGGTGCCCAACAAAAATAGCATTTTCGCACGACCTGTTCGGTTAGTTGAGCAGCTACTGCATTAAATTTCAGCAGCTCTTCTTTTACCATTTCGTTATTGGCATCAAGACCATTGGCCATATTCAAAGCTTTTCTCATTATTTCCACATTGCCTTGAATACGAGAATACCAAATCCATCCTTCAGGATTATTTTTATTTATTTTGAGATACTGGACAATATCACCATGAGATTCTTTATACTGCTGCATCTCCGCTTTTTCAATCGCAGAAATAAGCAAGCCAGCACCAGATTGATCAAATGAACTTTTACGCTCATCTTTTACTTTTGAAACTTCGAGTAAAATATTAATAACCGTATTGGTAATTGTTCTTTCTACTTGTCGAAGAGGAAGTATTTCTACTTGCACACCTTCCCATGTTAGAATTTCAACAGCCGCATCAATTCCATTTAATCGATCAAGTTGAGCATTAATTAATTCACCCTGATGGATATCAAGGAGACCGTTGTTGTCCTCTTTACGTATTTCGAGTGTCTGCGACTTTTTCTCCAGGGAAAATATCTGCAAAATATTATCCAAGGAAAAGCCGTCGATCTTCTTGGTCATTATTGCCATTATTTTTTTCCTGGAAGATACCTGTTCATGCCGTCATCCACATACCCTAGAAAGAAACGCTGCTATGTTTGACTTTTAAACCTGCGGATAAACCAAAAGAAGGATCATGACAGATGCCAACCGTCATCTGCGGCACGATGAATTGTTTTGTCAATAAACGCTATTGCCAAAGCAATTTTCATTCCTGAAAAAGAATAACATGAAGAGAGAACCTGCCCAATAGACATGAAAAATTGCAAAAAACCTGAGAACGCTTGAGGCTCAGGCTTTTTATCTTGAGATGGGCTATGGAGAAGATACGAAGAACAGGGAAAAGTGATTGGTTACTTTTGTCGTTATGAATCCGACAAAGGCGTATCACCAATCAAAAATCTGAGAAATTTCGGGATATAATAATATGCTTTGTGATGAAAAACAGAACTAGGACAGGCGTTCGCAGGAATGGAAGGAACATCTCGATTACGAAACTGTATTTCTTCTTACAAAAATCACCAATCAAACTTGTAACTATTTGAAAAACAGAAACAAATTACTAACAATCATTTCGCCAAAGAGCTCATGCATTCGCTGAATGCCCTCCTTGATCCCTTGACGTTGTTTGTCACTCGCTGCCACTATTTGTCAGCCTGCTCCGCCTCCATCAACATCTGCTCGACCACGCCGAGACCGCCAAACCAAAAAGCGGGATCATTGAGATCAATTCCAAAAGGCCGCAGGAGTTCATAGGGCGAACGGCTGCCCCCAGCCCGAAGCAACATCAGGTACTGATCGACAAAATTCGGGCCTTCCTCGATAAAGCGGCCATACAGGGCCAACACCAAGAGCTCGCCGAAGGCATAGGCGTAGACATAGCCGGGAGTGCCAAGAAAATGGGAAATATATGCCCACCAGATGGCATAATCGTCGCGCAGGGTGAGCGAATCGCCAAACATGGGTCGTTGTGTTTCCAACCAAAAAGTGGAGAGTTGCTCGGCCGATAACTCGCCGTGCCGTCGTCCTCCATGCATCGCCGCCTCAAAACGATTCATGGCCACTTGCCGGAATACGGTGGCAAAGATCGACTCCAGTTTTTGACAAATGAATGCACGACGAGCAGCAGGGGTGGACATGATCCGTATCTGGGCCTTAAAAACCAGCAATTCGGCAAAGACCGAGGCGGTTTCGGCCAGCACGAGCGGCGTATCGCTATTGTAGAATCCCTGTTCAGCGGCCAGATACTGATGCACCCCATGACCGAGCTCATGGGCGACGGTGGAGACATCTCGGATGTTCCCTGTGTAGTTGACCAAAATATACGGATGGGCTTCCGGGACGCAGGGATGGGAAAAGGCACCGCCCCGCTTGCCCTGGAGAACAGGTGCGTGAATCCAGTTGTCGGTGAAAAATTGCTTGGCAATATTTGCCATCACTGGTGAAAAATCGGCAAAGGATTCGAGAACGATCTGCCGGCACTGGTTCCAAGGTATGGCTGCCTCCTCGCCTCCAGGTACCGGAGCGTAACGATCGTAATCGTAGAGTTCCTCGCAGCCGAGCAGATCTTTCTTCAGGCGATAATACCGGTGGACAATGTCGTAGCGACTGGTCACGGCCGTCACCAATGTTTCGACCGTCTGTCTTTCCAGCTCGTTGGCCAGATTGATGGCGCTGTCCCAGGAGGGATAGCGGCGGAGTCGGTCGTCAATCATCTTTTCCGCCGCCAAGGTGTTAAAAATATGGGTGAGGAGATGCAAATTGGCCCGAAGCCCCTCGGTCAATTCCGCGGCACCGTTTTTCCGTACCTCGCGGTCTGGATGATAAAGATCGTTCAACACTTCTTCTTCGGTCCGACCTCGCGCGCCGAAGCGTAGTTGTCCCAGCAATTTTTCAAAAAGTACATTCCAGGCGCTTCGCCCCACGGGCCTTAGCTCCTGGAGCAACTCCTCTTCCTTGCTGCTGAGCTGATACGGAGCAAACTGCCTGAGTGTCCGCAAATAATGGGCGTAGCGGTGCAATTCCGGCTGCTGCAGATGTTGCTCCACCCTGTACGCATCAAGCCTGTTCCATTCCAACCGGAAAAAGACCGTCAATGTGCCGACCGCCGCCTCCAGTTCCTCGACCTGCTGCAGGAGTGCCGAAGCGGCGGCGTCACCTGTCTGGGTGATGAAACGCAGAAAAGCAAAGGCTTCCAGCCGAGCCAACAGGGTGTCGATGGCTTCCAGCCGTTCGACCACTGTCTTGATCGTTGCCGTGTCCAGGTCTTTGATCTTGCCCGCTGTCTCGGTGGACAAGCTCTCGGCCATCTGTCGGCAATGACGCATATCGCACTCGATGGTAGGTCCAGCCTCGCCTGGATAGAGCGCGGCTAAATCCCACAATACCTCAGTAGTGCCCAGTTGTTGGTTGAGTTCGATAGTCATGGTATGCCGTGTCGATTACACAGAAAAGAAGAGTGTATCCTGCATGCCGGCTCCCACCGCCCAACAGGCAAGACCAACGGAAAAAATCTCAGCGGGCAGCCAGCAGGCGCACGATCACCTCAACAATCCAGCAATAAACGGTCCGACCGCCGCTGGGCCTTGGGAGTCAACCAGTTTGATGGTCGCCGTGCCGATCACCGCCATGTCGGCCTTACCGGTGAGCATGTCCACATCTTCACGGTTGCTGATCCCAAACCCCACCGCCAAGGGAAGGTCGGTGGCTCGACGACAACGAGCCAGGTATTGGTCGAGGCCATGGTCAAAAGTGGTTTGTTGTCCAGTGACACCACGACGGGCCACGCAGTAGACAAATCCTGCGCCCTGAGCCGCGACCGCTCGCATCCGATCATCACTGGAAGTAGGAGTAAAAAACTGGATGGGCGCCAATCCCAAGCGTTTGCTGGCGGCCAAATAGGACTGCCCCTCTTCCGGCGGCAGATCGGGAACAATGGTCCCACAGAAACCAATATCCCGGGTTCTCTGGAGAAAGGTTTCCTCGCCATGCTTGAAGATGATGTTGTAGTAGGTCATGAAGAGAAACTTGACGTCGGGATAGGCCAAAGCCATCTCCTGACCAAAACGCAAACAGGCCTCCACGCTAATCCCCTGATCCAGGCTCTGCTGGCTGGCCCGGAGGATCACTGGGCCGTCGGCAATGGGTTCGGAAAAAGGGATCTGCAGTTCAATGCAATCCACCCCGTTCGCCGCCATCTGATCGATGACCGCACGGTTGATCTCCAACGAGGGGTACCCGAGCACCAGATGGGTCATCAGCAGGATTGGTTTTCCTTGCAGGCGTTTTTTCAGTTCTTGTTGTAAATCCACGCTCACATCGCACCTCTATCGACACGGCCCGAAACCAATATGGAACCTCGGGCCAGAAACGCTGTTATTTATATGCCTCGGCCCGTTTGACAAT contains these protein-coding regions:
- a CDS encoding M3 family oligoendopeptidase; protein product: MTIELNQQLGTTEVLWDLAALYPGEAGPTIECDMRHCRQMAESLSTETAGKIKDLDTATIKTVVERLEAIDTLLARLEAFAFLRFITQTGDAAASALLQQVEELEAAVGTLTVFFRLEWNRLDAYRVEQHLQQPELHRYAHYLRTLRQFAPYQLSSKEEELLQELRPVGRSAWNVLFEKLLGQLRFGARGRTEEEVLNDLYHPDREVRKNGAAELTEGLRANLHLLTHIFNTLAAEKMIDDRLRRYPSWDSAINLANELERQTVETLVTAVTSRYDIVHRYYRLKKDLLGCEELYDYDRYAPVPGGEEAAIPWNQCRQIVLESFADFSPVMANIAKQFFTDNWIHAPVLQGKRGGAFSHPCVPEAHPYILVNYTGNIRDVSTVAHELGHGVHQYLAAEQGFYNSDTPLVLAETASVFAELLVFKAQIRIMSTPAARRAFICQKLESIFATVFRQVAMNRFEAAMHGGRRHGELSAEQLSTFWLETQRPMFGDSLTLRDDYAIWWAYISHFLGTPGYVYAYAFGELLVLALYGRFIEEGPNFVDQYLMLLRAGGSRSPYELLRPFGIDLNDPAFWFGGLGVVEQMLMEAEQADK
- a CDS encoding response regulator → MAIMTKKIDGFSLDNILQIFSLEKKSQTLEIRKEDNNGLLDIHQGELINAQLDRLNGIDAAVEILTWEGVQVEILPLRQVERTITNTVINILLEVSKVKDERKSSFDQSGAGLLISAIEKAEMQQYKESHGDIVQYLKINKNNPEGWIWYSRIQGNVEIMRKALNMANGLDANNEMVKEELLKFNAVAAQLTEQVVRKCYFCWAPLNKNTTICPYCQGCLTISKGTLTQRSEGKIRYFDQARERYSRILKKFPRSLIALYCLGLLSVNTKKYQEALGYLDRAAKIAPEKLLFANQLKLLLDHLAWESSCDAWMEDNVQAAVAVAIEEPRVSTQKVILVVEDSSTTRKVIAITLSRQGYRVVEAADGLEALSKVSEERPDLIMLDVILPKMDGYKILSIIKGNKEFKDIPVIMLTSKDGFISKMKGKMAGSSAYLTKPFDPDKMIAEIKKHI
- the trpA gene encoding tryptophan synthase subunit alpha; translated protein: MSVDLQQELKKRLQGKPILLMTHLVLGYPSLEINRAVIDQMAANGVDCIELQIPFSEPIADGPVILRASQQSLDQGISVEACLRFGQEMALAYPDVKFLFMTYYNIIFKHGEETFLQRTRDIGFCGTIVPDLPPEEGQSYLAASKRLGLAPIQFFTPTSSDDRMRAVAAQGAGFVYCVARRGVTGQQTTFDHGLDQYLARCRRATDLPLAVGFGISNREDVDMLTGKADMAVIGTATIKLVDSQGPAAVGPFIAGLLR
- a CDS encoding response regulator transcription factor; the protein is MAKGKILVVDDSPTQLNMMRAPFEENGYQVVTAVDGEEAVAMVETENPLLVVLDVIMPKLNGFQACRKIKTMRENLPVILLTSKNQKSDEFWGKKQGADVYMTKPFNSQELFDNAVKLLS
- a CDS encoding chemotaxis protein CheW, which encodes MAQRQISGEERSLQALLETIDYETATARAQDMALLKEQSTRNMRKRTPHIAFILGDHEMALPIDGIQEVGDLPSVTPLPHLPLWIKGIVQIRGEILSAIDLVTLFEMKDTRRVSTQQSFIYFKQQELKFCLVVNRIIGVVNIDEKRDRLNEHNLHSDGEMIGLAELMKGILSVNNRNIYIIDSDRLGRSSRIMQWR